Within Amycolatopsis sp. FDAARGOS 1241, the genomic segment CGCGGGGAGCGTGTTCCGGGCGCTGTACACGGTCTTCGCATTGTTCGGCGCGGTGGTGCCGGTACTGCTCTGGCCGGGGATCCCGCTGGTGATCGTCGGCAGTTTGCTCTTCCTCGCCGGCATCACCTACCCGGGGGTGCGGGCGCGCTTCGCCGCGCTGGCCCAGCGGCGGCGCCACCGGTCCGACCACGCGCGGCCGGCTCCACTGTGGACGTTTCTGGTCAAGGCGTACCCCAGCATCGTGCTGCGGACGCCACCCGGGCACCCGTGGCGCGAGCGGTTCGTCGTGCACCGGCGCTACTACCGGCGCGTGATCGAAATCCGCGACGGGCTGGTGCAGCTGAGCCCGTACCTGGAAGCGGATCCGGCGTCGCTCGCCGCCGACGAGCCGGCTGCCGCGGCGGCGGCGCTGCGTTCGGCGCTCGCGCGGCACGCAGCCGGCGAGGCGAGCGACGGGCGGGCCAAGCTCGTGCTGCCCGGCGGCAGCGACCTCGAATCGGACGTGCGGCCGCCGCTGTCGCTCGCGGCTTCGCTGTCTTCCGCGCCAGGAAGGGAAAACTGACCCGTGGACACGCTCATCACGGCGGCGCGCGTACTGGCGCGCCCCTCGGACCCGATCGACGGTGGCGCCGTCCTCGTGCGCGACGGTGTGCTCGCCGCCGTCGGCCACCGCGGCGACGTGGCCGCGGCGGCCGTCGACCCGGTGGTGCGAGACTTCCCGGACGCGACGGTGCTGCCGGGCCTGTTCAACGTCCACGTGCACCTGTCCTTCGACGCGACGCGCGAGATGCTGCCGGCGTTCCTGGCGAGCGACGACGCTTCGCTCGCCCGGGCCGCCGAAGACCACCTCGGGCAACTGCTGCGCAGCGGCGTCACGACCGTGCGCGACCTGGGCGGCCGGACGGTGCTGAAGCCCACGGGCGGCCCGCGCGTGCTCGCGTCGGGCCCGCCGCTGACCGTCCCGGATGGACACTGCCACTTCTTCGGCGGCGCGGTCTCCTCGGACGCCGAGATCCGCACCCTCGTGGACGCCAACGCAGCCGCGGGCGCCGACGTGATCAAGGTCATGGCCGGCGGCGGCCAGATCACCGAGGGCGGCGCCGAGATGTGGGAATCCCAGTTCTCCCAGCGGCAGCTGGAGATCGTCGTCGCGCAGGCCGCCCGCCACGGCCTGCCGGTCGCCGCCCACGCCCACGGCGCCGACGCCATCGCCGCGTCCGCCGAAGCCGGCGTCTCCACGATCGAACACTGCACCTTCATGTCCGGCCCCGGCCGGACCGACCTCCGCCCCGCGGTGGCCCGGTGGATGGCCGCCGCCGGAATCTCCGCGTGCTCCACCAGCAGCCGCAACTGGCGGCTGATGGCCGAGCGCATGGGCGAGGAGGTGGCGCGCCGCGTTTACGGCCGCCTCCCCTGGCTCGAAGAACACGGCGTGCGGTTGTTGTCCGGCACCGACGCCGGCCTCCCGGGCTCGACGTTCGACGATCGGATCCGCCGCCGGGAGAAGCCCAGCCACTCGTAGAGCTCCAGCGCGCCCACGGGACCTGTCGTCGGTGACGGGCCGGCTGGCCGCCGGGTTGTCGGCCGACGTGCTCGTCGTGAACGGGGATCCGCTGACCGAGCTGTCGGCGCTGCGGAAGCCGCTGCTGGTGCTGGCGCAGGGGGTTGTGGCTTCCAGAGCCCACGGCGCGCTGACCAGCACGTCGCCGCTGGTTGAGCCGTTCTCGATCAAGGTTGTTGACCTTGATCACGGCCCCTTTCGATACATGTGCGTATTGAGTACGCTCGTGTATCGAAAGCGGGAGGTCCCCATGAGTGAGCCGGCGGCGCAGCGCGTGCCGCGGCGGCGGGCGGAGACCCGGCGGCGCCTGCTCGAGGCAGCGCTCCCGGTGTTCGCGGAAGAGGGTTTCGGGAAGTCCACTGTGGAGCAGGTCTGCGAGCGCGCCGGGTACACGCGGGGTGCGTTCTACTCGAACTTCGCCTCGCTCGACGAGTTGTTCCTGGCCATGTGGGAGCACCGGTCGGCGGAGATGATCGCCGCCGTGCGGGAGAAGTTCGACGGGCTGGGCGAGATCGAGCTGCCCGACGTGCGGTCCGTGGTGGAGTTCGTGCTGCCCGCGATTCCCGTGGACGACGCGTGGTTCCGCGTGAGCGCGGAGTTCACTGCCCACGCCCTGCGCAACCCGGGCCTGCGACGCGTGATGACGGCCCGCGAAGAGGCGATCGCCGACGCCCTGCTGCCGCTGGTGGTGCAGCTGCTCGCGCGCGCCGGCCGCACGGTGCCCGACCGGGCCGCGCTGGCGCAGGCGCTCGTCGCGATGCACGACGGCACGAGTGCGCAGTGCCTGATGGACCCGGACAACCCGCGGGTGTGGGAGCGCCGCTCCGAGCTGTGCGAACGCGTGGTTCTGGCCTACACGGAGGAGCTGGCGTGAGATCGTTCGAACCGGACGCGCTGGTCATCGGCGCGGGGCTGGCCGGGCTCGTCGCGACGCACGAGCTGGTGAAGGCCGGCCGCCGCGTGCTCGCGGTGGAGCAGGAAAACCGCGCGAACCTCGGCGGCCAGGCGTTCTGGTCGCTCGGCGGGCTGCTGTTCGTCGACAGTCCCGAGCAACGCCGCCTCGGCATCAAGGACTCCTACGAGCTCGCGCTGCGCGATTGGCTCGACTCCGCCGGCTTCGACCGCGAAGACGAAGATTTGTGGGCCCGCCGCTGGGCCGAGGCGTACGTGCGCTTCGCGACCTTCGAGAAACGCCGGTACCTGTACGACCTCGGCCTGCGCGTGACGCCGCTCGTCGGCTGGGCCGAACGGGGCGGCGGCATCGCCGGCGGGCACGGCAACTCCGTGCCGCGCTTCCACCTCACGTGGGGCACCGGCCCCGAGGTCGTGCGTGTGTTCGCCGAGCCCGTGCTCACCGCCGAAAGCCGTGGCCAGGTGCGGTTCGCGTTTCGCCACCAGGTCGACGAGCTCGTGGTCACCGACGGTGCTGTCACCGGCGTGCGCGGCACGATCCTCGAGCCGAGCGGCGAACCGCGCGGGGTGAAGTCGACGCGCGACAAGGCCGGCGAGTTCGAGCTGTCGGCGAAAGCCGTGCTCGTCAGCTCCGGCGGCATCGGCCACAACCACGAACTGGTGCGCCGCAACTGGCCCGTCGAACGCCTCGGCCCGGCGCCGCGGACGATGATCCCCGGCGTGCCGGCGCATGTGGACGGCCGGATGATCGGCATCAGCGAAACCGCCGGCGCGCGTGTGGTCAACCGCGACCGCATGTGGCACTACGTCGAGGGCATCCACAACTGGGACCCGATCTGGCCCGACCACGCGATCCGGATCATCCCCGGGCCGTCGTCGCTGTGGTTCGACGCGACCGGGCACCGGCTGCCCGCCCCCAACTTCCCCGGGTTCGACACCAACAGCACGCTCAAGGCCGTGCTCTCGACCGGCTACGACTACTCGTGGTTCGTGCTCACGCAGACGATCCTCGAGAAGGAGTTCATGCTGTCGGGCTCGGAGCAGAACCCGGACCTCACGGCGAAGAGCCTCAAACAGACGCTCGCCGCCCGGGCGAGCAAGGGCGCGCCGGGACCGGTCGACGCGTTCAAACGCCACGGCGTGGACTTCGTCGTCGCCGACGACTTGCCCGCGCTCGTCGAGGGCATGAACAAGATCGCCCGCGGCCCGGCACTCGACGTTTCCGCGCTGGAGCGGCAGATCGTGGCGCGCGACCTGGAGGTCGGCAACCGCTACTCGAAGGACCTGCAGCTGATGGCCATCGCCAACGCCCGGCGGTTCGTCGGGGACCGCGTGGCGCGCGTCGCCAAGCCACACCGGATCCTCGACCCGGCGCACGGACCGCTGATCGCCGTGCGGCTGAACATCCTGACCCGCAAGACGCTCGGCGGCGTGCAGACGGATCTCGACTCGCGCGTGCTGCGGGCCGACGGGTCACCGCTGCCCGGCCTGTACGCGGCGGGCGAAGTCGCCGGCTTCGGCGGCGGCGGGGTGCACGGCTACAACGCGCTGGAGGGCACGTTCCTCGGCGGCTGCATCTTCTCGGGCCGCGCCGCCGGCCGGGCGATGGCCCGGGTGGTGCCGTGACCCGCCGCGTGACCGGCACCGTCGTGGACGTCGACGGGATCGCCCTCCACCTGTGCGAAGACGGTCCGGCCGACGCCCCCGCCGTGCTGCTCGTCCACGGCTTCAGCGGCTCACTGCACTCCTGGGACCGCCTCACGCCGCTGCTGTCCGGCCGCCACCGCGTGCTGCGCGCCGACCTGCGCGGCCACGGCTGCACGGGCGGCCACACCGGTCTCGACGCGCGCTCGCAGGCGACGACCCTCGCGGCCGCGCTGAAGCTCGCCGGCGCCGGCCGCGTGACGGCCGTCGGGCACTCGTTCGGCGCGGACGTCGTGCTGGAACTGGCCGCGCTGTCCGCGATCGTCGACCGGATCGTCCTCATCGGACAGGCGCCGGACTACAGCCTCGCCACCTTCCCGCCGGGCAACGGGTTGCTGGCGGTGCCGTTCGTCGGCCGCCTGCTGCACCGCCTGGCGGGTGCCGCGCCCGTCGAACTGGCGCTGCGACCCACCCGCCTGCGCCAGGCCCACGCCGACTTCTGCGTCACGAGCCCGGCCATGGCGCAGGCCGTGCTGATCGAACGGCGCCGGCTGCTGACCACGCGCCCGCTCGACGCGCAGGTCGCCGCGCTCGGCCTGCCCACGCTGGCCATCCTCGGCCGCCGCGACCGCCTCTACGACCAGGCGTCCGCGGCTGTCCGTTACCGGGCCGCCGGCGCGCGCGTCGAGGTGCTGGACGCCGGCCACACCCCCTTCACCGACCGGCCGGACGAGGTCGCCGCGCTGGTCGAGCACTTCGCGCGCGAAGGCTGAACCGGCCCCGCCGAGGGGGCGGGGCCGTTTGCGGCCACCTGCGCGCGAGAACGGGAACAGCCCCGCCGGATCGCTCCGGCGGGGCTGTTCCGCGTTGCTCGGTCGGTGGCTGGGTCAGGCGGGGTTCGCCGGCGTCACCAGCGCGTTCACCGTCGCCGCGACCTCGGCCAGCGCGACCTGCTGTTGCTCACGCGTGGCCAGGCTGCGGACGGTCACGTTGCCGCCGTCCCAGTCCTCCTGGCCGACGATCACC encodes:
- a CDS encoding amidohydrolase family protein, which encodes MDTLITAARVLARPSDPIDGGAVLVRDGVLAAVGHRGDVAAAAVDPVVRDFPDATVLPGLFNVHVHLSFDATREMLPAFLASDDASLARAAEDHLGQLLRSGVTTVRDLGGRTVLKPTGGPRVLASGPPLTVPDGHCHFFGGAVSSDAEIRTLVDANAAAGADVIKVMAGGGQITEGGAEMWESQFSQRQLEIVVAQAARHGLPVAAHAHGADAIAASAEAGVSTIEHCTFMSGPGRTDLRPAVARWMAAAGISACSTSSRNWRLMAERMGEEVARRVYGRLPWLEEHGVRLLSGTDAGLPGSTFDDRIRRREKPSHS
- a CDS encoding TetR/AcrR family transcriptional regulator — protein: MSEPAAQRVPRRRAETRRRLLEAALPVFAEEGFGKSTVEQVCERAGYTRGAFYSNFASLDELFLAMWEHRSAEMIAAVREKFDGLGEIELPDVRSVVEFVLPAIPVDDAWFRVSAEFTAHALRNPGLRRVMTAREEAIADALLPLVVQLLARAGRTVPDRAALAQALVAMHDGTSAQCLMDPDNPRVWERRSELCERVVLAYTEELA
- a CDS encoding alpha/beta fold hydrolase codes for the protein MTRRVTGTVVDVDGIALHLCEDGPADAPAVLLVHGFSGSLHSWDRLTPLLSGRHRVLRADLRGHGCTGGHTGLDARSQATTLAAALKLAGAGRVTAVGHSFGADVVLELAALSAIVDRIVLIGQAPDYSLATFPPGNGLLAVPFVGRLLHRLAGAAPVELALRPTRLRQAHADFCVTSPAMAQAVLIERRRLLTTRPLDAQVAALGLPTLAILGRRDRLYDQASAAVRYRAAGARVEVLDAGHTPFTDRPDEVAALVEHFAREG
- a CDS encoding FAD-binding dehydrogenase encodes the protein MRSFEPDALVIGAGLAGLVATHELVKAGRRVLAVEQENRANLGGQAFWSLGGLLFVDSPEQRRLGIKDSYELALRDWLDSAGFDREDEDLWARRWAEAYVRFATFEKRRYLYDLGLRVTPLVGWAERGGGIAGGHGNSVPRFHLTWGTGPEVVRVFAEPVLTAESRGQVRFAFRHQVDELVVTDGAVTGVRGTILEPSGEPRGVKSTRDKAGEFELSAKAVLVSSGGIGHNHELVRRNWPVERLGPAPRTMIPGVPAHVDGRMIGISETAGARVVNRDRMWHYVEGIHNWDPIWPDHAIRIIPGPSSLWFDATGHRLPAPNFPGFDTNSTLKAVLSTGYDYSWFVLTQTILEKEFMLSGSEQNPDLTAKSLKQTLAARASKGAPGPVDAFKRHGVDFVVADDLPALVEGMNKIARGPALDVSALERQIVARDLEVGNRYSKDLQLMAIANARRFVGDRVARVAKPHRILDPAHGPLIAVRLNILTRKTLGGVQTDLDSRVLRADGSPLPGLYAAGEVAGFGGGGVHGYNALEGTFLGGCIFSGRAAGRAMARVVP
- a CDS encoding MAB_1171c family putative transporter — translated: MLSPRLPNWAVTVTIAAFALAFLWQQRGISAWFDGVTTPGGARLAVNVLLSCGVCSLLIFFLGSALGPPRARRVALEFVPLGAAIAVLTVGTAVTPVPLRGAALGPATVHEPGIALFYLGGGLYLIYAITACAVWIVRYQRVADPHLRTGLRIGAASLAAAAAGSVFRALYTVFALFGAVVPVLLWPGIPLVIVGSLLFLAGITYPGVRARFAALAQRRRHRSDHARPAPLWTFLVKAYPSIVLRTPPGHPWRERFVVHRRYYRRVIEIRDGLVQLSPYLEADPASLAADEPAAAAAALRSALARHAAGEASDGRAKLVLPGGSDLESDVRPPLSLAASLSSAPGREN